A window of the Glaciimonas sp. CA11.2 genome harbors these coding sequences:
- a CDS encoding amino acid synthesis family protein — translation MTKPANFENYHIRKWYTQIDDTLANESGVLADGAALRKIVIAVAIHNPYAGQFNQSLEKILANSPALGAEFGRRLNLALGTDKVESYGKACIVGIGGEYEHGNAFLTPAFVMPIREAIGGGKAWIPSSGKRGVPGTNLDIPLAHKDALYVPSHYDTVTTQFTDAPNADEIVVAFAVATRGRLHARLGGLKASEIEGKNGLN, via the coding sequence ATGACAAAACCTGCAAATTTCGAAAACTATCATATCCGTAAGTGGTACACCCAAATTGATGACACGCTGGCAAATGAAAGCGGTGTACTAGCCGATGGTGCGGCCTTGCGAAAGATTGTAATAGCGGTCGCCATCCATAATCCGTACGCAGGACAATTCAATCAAAGCCTGGAAAAAATTCTCGCTAATTCTCCTGCGCTGGGAGCGGAATTCGGTCGCCGACTCAATTTGGCGCTAGGCACAGATAAAGTTGAAAGTTACGGCAAAGCCTGCATCGTCGGCATCGGCGGCGAATATGAGCATGGTAATGCGTTCTTAACGCCGGCATTTGTCATGCCAATTCGCGAAGCGATTGGCGGAGGCAAAGCATGGATTCCATCATCAGGAAAGCGTGGTGTACCGGGCACCAATCTTGATATTCCGTTGGCGCATAAAGACGCGTTATACGTGCCATCGCATTACGATACGGTGACGACCCAGTTCACCGATGCACCCAATGCGGACGAAATCGTCGTAGCATTCGCAGTAGCAACGCGCGGTCGTCTGCATGCACGTTTGGGTGGATTGAAAGCGAGCGAAATTGAAGGAAAGAATGGGTTGAATTGA